Proteins from a single region of Gemmatimonadota bacterium:
- a CDS encoding polymer-forming cytoskeletal protein, which produces MDRNTNFDKTMNTIIGRGAVSEGHFRIEAGVRVDGILKGELESSGTLIVGKSGVVEANVKVRDALISGRIVGNLVAEEKVHLQSQATFIGKIQTGVLIVEDGAVFKADCDAGSEIQEVLREEV; this is translated from the coding sequence ATGGATCGCAACACAAATTTTGATAAGACCATGAATACTATTATTGGGCGTGGCGCAGTTTCTGAAGGTCATTTTCGAATTGAGGCTGGCGTGCGTGTAGATGGGATCTTGAAAGGGGAACTCGAGTCATCCGGTACGCTGATTGTGGGGAAGTCGGGTGTTGTCGAGGCCAATGTGAAGGTGCGCGACGCATTGATTAGCGGGCGGATTGTGGGGAATCTGGTAGCTGAAGAGAAAGTGCATTTGCAGTCGCAAGCCACTTTTATTGGGAAAATTCAAACGGGTGTCTTGATCGTTGAAGATGGTGCTGTTTTTAAGGCTGACTGCGATGCGGGCAGTGAGATACAAGAGGTGCTGCGCGAGGAAGTGTAG
- a CDS encoding efflux RND transporter permease subunit produces the protein MKLSEFAINKPISTIMIVLSIMMMGFISLFRLPLEYLPSLTFPRIFVSVNYPSSSPEEIERFITRPIEEILGTLSGVESISSSSSGSSARVGMEFAMDADMDLIGVHIRDRLDQVRADLPADVDRIDVRSFDTEDFPILEYSLTWLGENNQELVNVFNQMILPRVQRLEGVANVALEGLREKDLLIEVDQKAMTAYKMDFRTINRALNNNNINVSAGYVTEGSKRLAVRSMGEFETVDQIRELPIRPNLILDDVADVTYDYPESRSFERLDGRPALNLEVQKASTANMVDVCKLVRDELALIHSEVGKDRLRMHIVRDRSIDVTNSIASLSQSAILGGLLAVIAIFIFLRNFRSTLIIGSAIPISVLTVFLIMYFMRQSGSNITLNLISMMGLMVAIGMLVDPAVVALENIFRKRFEEGQDARHAALEGSDEIGLPVLAASLTTICVFIPVIFVTDSRTSLFMRDFAITVIISVIASFSIALSLIPLAASRAFNADGKILDRILKSIVGLVAALGLGTLIYYTDFSKIDYAGVWANFNKTISELPTFAKIGFPAVIALAVFLYFRYRSIGPKALYAKLVSSTLHYRWATLSVACVLLFMGNYIYGKVEQQPFRYQPSRAVRLTIEMPRSYDVDQAREIFKIAEDMLIPLKDELDIEAIGSRYSGRRGTRLTLYLTPADEGKLTTDEVQRKVMALLPKDIPGVRFKSGGGRGSSAVGAGIQLKGRNQETLAILAEDIETSMQGMPGVHEIQTSLESGTEEIRVTVNRERAQRYGLSPRDIATTIASALGSRGGSNFKTPDGEIDITVLLREEDRATLEQLKTTEFESDNGGMVTFSSLADFDLTTGTNTIRREDRMSTVTVFANTDQQAVFRVGQIMKMRMEGVPLPKGYTYEMDRRFRSMNAEQNQDYETLILALILIYIIMASLFESYVHPLTIMFCIFFAFIGVALGLYTFKIAMDSNAKYGLLVLFGIVVNNGIVLVDHINRYRKQGFTRRDAIIRGGQDRLRPIMMTATTTIIGLMPLVLPMLFGNAEGTSRRWGPIGLVVISGLSISTILTLVLLPTVYSLMDDLSQFAKRVTAVARAQ, from the coding sequence ATGAAACTCAGCGAATTTGCTATTAATAAACCCATTAGCACCATTATGATTGTGCTCAGTATTATGATGATGGGTTTTATATCCCTATTCAGGCTGCCGCTCGAATACCTGCCCAGCCTGACATTTCCGCGCATATTTGTTTCTGTCAATTATCCCTCCTCTTCCCCGGAAGAAATTGAGCGATTCATCACGCGTCCTATCGAAGAAATCCTCGGCACGCTGTCGGGCGTTGAAAGCATAAGTTCCTCATCCAGCGGATCCAGTGCGCGCGTCGGCATGGAATTTGCGATGGATGCGGACATGGACCTCATCGGTGTTCACATCCGCGATCGCCTCGATCAAGTTCGCGCCGACCTGCCCGCCGATGTCGATCGCATCGACGTTCGCAGCTTCGACACCGAAGATTTTCCCATTCTCGAATACTCCCTCACATGGCTTGGCGAAAACAACCAGGAACTCGTCAACGTATTCAATCAAATGATCCTGCCCCGAGTGCAGCGTCTCGAAGGCGTCGCCAATGTCGCACTCGAGGGCCTGCGAGAAAAAGACCTCCTCATCGAAGTCGATCAAAAAGCCATGACAGCCTATAAGATGGACTTCCGCACCATCAATCGCGCCCTGAATAACAACAATATCAATGTCTCTGCGGGATATGTTACCGAAGGCAGCAAACGCCTCGCCGTTCGCAGTATGGGCGAATTTGAAACCGTTGATCAAATTCGCGAACTGCCCATTCGTCCCAATCTCATCCTCGACGATGTTGCCGATGTCACATACGATTATCCCGAATCCCGCAGTTTTGAACGCCTCGACGGCCGTCCTGCGCTAAACCTTGAAGTCCAGAAAGCTTCAACGGCCAACATGGTCGATGTCTGCAAACTCGTGCGCGATGAACTCGCCCTTATTCACTCGGAAGTCGGCAAAGACAGGCTCCGAATGCACATAGTGCGCGACCGATCCATCGACGTGACAAATAGCATCGCCAGCCTCAGCCAATCTGCTATTTTGGGAGGCCTGTTAGCCGTCATCGCCATCTTTATATTTCTTCGCAATTTCCGCAGCACGCTCATCATCGGCTCTGCTATCCCCATCAGCGTGCTCACCGTATTCCTGATCATGTATTTCATGCGTCAATCCGGATCGAACATAACCCTCAATCTCATTTCCATGATGGGTCTGATGGTCGCCATCGGCATGCTCGTCGATCCCGCAGTCGTAGCCCTCGAAAATATCTTTCGCAAGCGGTTCGAAGAGGGACAAGATGCCAGGCACGCCGCGCTCGAAGGTAGCGATGAAATCGGACTTCCCGTCCTCGCCGCATCGCTCACCACCATCTGCGTATTTATTCCGGTCATTTTTGTCACCGATTCGCGCACCTCGCTCTTCATGCGCGACTTTGCCATTACCGTGATCATATCTGTTATTGCCTCATTTAGTATCGCGCTCTCCCTCATCCCGTTAGCAGCCTCTCGCGCATTCAATGCAGACGGTAAAATCCTCGATCGCATACTCAAGAGCATCGTCGGTCTCGTAGCCGCGCTCGGCCTGGGTACACTTATTTACTACACGGACTTCAGCAAAATTGATTATGCAGGTGTGTGGGCAAATTTCAATAAGACCATCAGCGAACTTCCGACATTTGCCAAAATCGGTTTTCCCGCCGTCATTGCACTGGCCGTCTTTCTCTATTTCCGCTACCGATCAATCGGCCCCAAAGCCCTCTATGCCAAATTGGTCTCTTCCACCCTTCACTATCGATGGGCAACGCTCTCGGTGGCATGTGTCTTGCTATTTATGGGCAACTACATCTACGGAAAAGTAGAACAACAACCCTTCCGCTATCAGCCCAGCCGCGCTGTAAGGCTCACCATTGAAATGCCCCGCAGTTACGATGTGGATCAAGCGCGTGAGATCTTCAAAATTGCCGAAGACATGCTCATCCCCTTAAAAGACGAACTCGACATCGAAGCCATTGGCAGCCGATATAGCGGTCGGCGTGGCACCCGCCTGACCCTTTATCTCACGCCGGCAGACGAAGGCAAACTCACCACAGATGAAGTTCAACGCAAAGTTATGGCACTCCTGCCCAAAGACATTCCGGGTGTGCGTTTTAAATCCGGAGGTGGCCGTGGTAGTTCTGCCGTGGGGGCTGGCATTCAACTCAAAGGGCGCAACCAGGAAACACTGGCTATTTTGGCCGAAGACATTGAAACCAGTATGCAGGGTATGCCCGGCGTTCACGAAATACAAACCAGCCTCGAAAGTGGAACCGAGGAAATTCGCGTCACAGTCAATCGCGAGCGCGCCCAGCGCTATGGCCTCTCGCCGCGCGATATTGCAACCACCATCGCCTCTGCACTCGGCTCGCGCGGTGGCTCCAATTTCAAAACTCCCGATGGTGAAATCGACATCACAGTACTGCTGCGCGAAGAAGACCGCGCCACTCTTGAACAGCTCAAAACAACGGAGTTTGAAAGCGACAACGGCGGCATGGTCACCTTCTCCAGCCTGGCGGATTTCGATCTGACAACGGGCACCAACACCATTCGACGCGAAGACCGTATGTCAACCGTAACGGTTTTTGCCAATACAGACCAGCAGGCCGTATTTCGCGTGGGCCAGATTATGAAAATGCGCATGGAAGGCGTGCCCCTGCCCAAGGGATACACCTATGAAATGGACCGGCGCTTCAGGTCTATGAATGCAGAACAGAATCAGGACTACGAGACCTTGATTTTAGCACTCATCCTCATTTACATCATCATGGCCTCGCTCTTTGAATCCTATGTCCATCCCCTCACCATTATGTTCTGCATCTTCTTCGCATTCATCGGTGTCGCGCTCGGTCTCTACACCTTCAAAATCGCCATGGACAGCAATGCCAAATACGGTCTTCTCGTGCTCTTTGGCATCGTGGTCAACAACGGCATTGTCCTGGTCGATCACATCAACAGATACCGAAAGCAGGGCTTTACTCGCCGCGATGCCATTATCCGCGGTGGGCAAGACCGTTTGCGTCCGATTATGATGACCGCCACGACCACGATCATTGGCCTGATGCCGCTGGTATTGCCGATGCTCTTTGGCAATGCCGAAGGCACCTCAAGACGCTGGGGACCAATCGGCCTGGTGGTTATTTCCGGACTGTCCATCTCAACAATTTTAACCCTCGTGCTCCTGCCCACGGTCTATTCCCTCATGGATGACCTTTCCCAATTTGCCAAGCGCGTTACAGCCGTAGCACGCGCGCAATAA
- a CDS encoding DUF1854 domain-containing protein, translating into MSSLPNLTSDLSLLSPRDIRLYLDNFDDLTLDLRGEIHERIGVQRAFPLNASTKFIVLHDSDGGEIGIVRDMADLDPDSRDALEIALEQAYFMPRILKINSIVSNFHVPTWDVETDRGHRVFEIPSSKRDVRVIDDVRVILRDADGNRYEIADYRRLDPESIVFVETIV; encoded by the coding sequence ATGTCTTCACTCCCCAATCTGACCAGCGACCTCTCCCTTCTCTCGCCCCGCGACATTCGTCTGTATCTCGACAATTTTGACGATCTCACACTCGACCTGCGCGGTGAAATCCACGAGCGGATTGGTGTGCAACGCGCTTTTCCCCTCAACGCATCTACAAAATTCATCGTGCTCCACGATTCAGACGGCGGCGAAATAGGCATAGTGCGCGACATGGCCGATCTCGACCCAGACAGCAGAGATGCATTGGAAATAGCACTCGAACAGGCATATTTTATGCCGCGCATTCTAAAAATAAATAGCATTGTTTCCAATTTTCACGTACCCACATGGGATGTGGAAACAGATCGCGGACACCGCGTATTTGAAATCCCCAGCAGCAAGCGCGACGTGCGCGTAATTGACGACGTGCGCGTGATCCTGCGAGACGCCGATGGCAACCGCTACGAGATCGCCGATTACCGTCGCCTCGATCCCGAGAGCATTGTATTTGTGGAAACCATTGTTTGA
- a CDS encoding ABC transporter ATP-binding protein, with amino-acid sequence MANASEINLLEIPPQHILDGLIPSHETVQLSASTDIRLDGTYGIAYLLATDKHLFAISPNGDSTPHTERIPLSEITNLEVKDLFGNSLLKVRTATTGATLARFTKGQNQKFNRITHRLEALVKDARKTEDKIAKGQLGRAISGRRCDVCGTIISRRVGVCTNCLDTRRLLYRLLAYARPFWKLGTLSLALLLTSTFISLTPPLLMRDLIDGVLAPSADYETTFFRGITNSIFGIPTGYQILYFLVGLLLLINLSQSGLRAIRSYILSVLGQKITYNLRNEVYQHLHRHSLSFYNERETGTIMASITQDVGRLQDFISDGLQEIIRDIVTIAFICIILFTMNIKLATLVLIPTPLLIIATLKFGHRLHRTYRGLFRRWAAISALLADTIPGVRVVKAFAQENREVGKFQTRSEDLLKGEIKIAGIRSIFSPVMAFITSIGTLIIWLVGGTSVLDGALTLGNFVAFTQYMWRFYGPVESLCRLNHRFQRAASSAERVFEVLDTQPDVTDRRSAYAMPAIDGRIQFDDVTFSYEIGKPILKNLNFTVEPGEMIGLAGHSGAGKSTLINLICRFYDIEEGAILIDGRDIRDVTLKSLRDQIGVVLQDPFLFNGPIAENIAYGNPDASLDEIVAAAKTANAHDFILRLPDSYDTPVGERGVRLSGGERQRISIARAILRNPRILILDEATSSMDTETESQIQEALYRLVQGRTTFAIAHRLSTLKHADRLFIIDKGELAEMGSHAELIAYDGIYARLCRMQTELSKLRAW; translated from the coding sequence GTGGCAAACGCTTCCGAGATAAATCTGCTGGAAATCCCTCCGCAGCACATTTTAGATGGCCTTATCCCATCGCACGAAACGGTTCAATTATCGGCCAGTACCGACATCCGTCTCGACGGCACGTATGGCATCGCTTATCTCCTCGCCACAGATAAACACCTGTTTGCAATTAGCCCCAATGGCGATTCCACGCCACACACAGAGCGCATCCCACTTTCAGAAATTACCAATCTCGAAGTCAAAGACCTGTTTGGCAACAGCTTGCTCAAAGTTCGCACCGCAACCACAGGCGCTACACTCGCGCGATTTACCAAAGGTCAGAACCAGAAATTTAATCGGATAACACACCGACTTGAGGCTCTTGTAAAAGACGCGCGCAAAACCGAAGACAAAATCGCCAAAGGCCAACTTGGACGCGCGATTTCGGGCAGGCGGTGTGACGTGTGCGGCACAATCATTTCGCGCAGAGTGGGAGTCTGCACCAACTGTCTCGACACCCGCAGACTGCTGTATCGCTTGCTCGCCTATGCGCGTCCCTTCTGGAAACTCGGAACGCTGAGCCTTGCCCTGCTCCTCACCTCGACCTTTATTAGCCTTACCCCACCGCTTTTGATGCGCGACCTCATCGATGGTGTACTCGCACCTTCTGCAGATTATGAAACGACCTTCTTCCGCGGCATCACAAACAGCATATTTGGGATACCAACCGGATACCAAATCCTCTATTTCCTCGTGGGCCTGCTCCTGCTGATCAACCTCTCGCAATCGGGCCTTCGCGCCATACGCTCGTATATCCTATCCGTTCTTGGACAGAAAATCACCTATAACCTCAGAAATGAGGTCTATCAGCACCTCCATCGACATTCTCTCAGCTTCTACAACGAACGCGAAACCGGCACCATTATGGCCAGCATCACCCAGGATGTGGGGCGCCTGCAAGATTTTATCAGCGATGGCCTGCAAGAAATCATCCGCGACATCGTTACCATCGCCTTTATATGCATCATTCTCTTTACGATGAATATCAAACTCGCCACCCTCGTTTTAATCCCCACGCCCCTTCTGATTATTGCAACCCTCAAATTTGGTCACCGCCTGCATCGAACCTATCGCGGCCTGTTTCGGCGTTGGGCTGCCATCAGCGCACTCCTTGCCGACACCATTCCCGGCGTGCGCGTGGTCAAAGCCTTTGCACAAGAAAACCGCGAAGTGGGTAAATTTCAGACGCGCAGTGAAGACCTTCTCAAGGGCGAAATCAAAATTGCGGGCATTCGCAGCATCTTCAGTCCCGTCATGGCTTTTATTACATCTATCGGAACGCTGATTATATGGCTCGTGGGGGGCACCTCGGTTCTCGACGGCGCTTTGACCCTGGGCAACTTTGTGGCATTTACGCAGTACATGTGGCGTTTTTACGGCCCGGTTGAAAGCCTCTGTCGCCTCAACCACCGCTTCCAGCGAGCCGCGTCTTCTGCCGAACGCGTCTTTGAAGTGCTCGATACACAACCCGACGTAACCGACAGGCGCTCTGCATACGCCATGCCCGCCATTGATGGGCGCATCCAATTTGACGACGTGACATTTTCTTACGAAATTGGCAAACCCATTCTCAAAAATCTCAATTTTACCGTTGAACCCGGCGAAATGATCGGCCTTGCCGGGCATTCTGGCGCGGGCAAAAGCACCCTGATCAATCTGATTTGCAGATTTTACGATATTGAAGAAGGCGCGATTTTAATCGACGGACGCGATATCCGCGATGTCACCCTCAAATCCCTGCGCGATCAGATCGGCGTCGTTCTGCAAGACCCTTTTCTATTTAATGGTCCCATAGCCGAGAACATCGCATACGGCAACCCCGATGCGTCACTCGATGAAATTGTCGCAGCCGCCAAAACAGCCAATGCCCACGATTTTATTCTTCGCCTACCCGATAGTTACGACACACCCGTAGGTGAACGCGGCGTTCGGCTCTCGGGCGGCGAAAGGCAGCGCATCTCCATTGCGCGTGCGATCCTGCGAAACCCGCGCATTCTAATTCTCGATGAAGCCACCTCCAGCATGGATACCGAGACAGAATCACAGATTCAAGAAGCCCTTTACAGACTCGTGCAAGGGCGCACGACCTTTGCCATCGCCCATCGCCTTTCCACGCTAAAACACGCAGACCGCCTCTTCATCATCGACAAAGGCGAACTCGCCGAGATGGGATCACACGCCGAACTCATCGCCTACGATGGTATTTACGCGCGTCTTTGCCGCATGCAAACCGAACTGTCCAAACTCCGCGCGTGGTAG
- a CDS encoding DUF1992 domain-containing protein has translation MNKTIRRTPDGKPERRTPDEMLRDAVSDDTDIPGKGKPLDLKAYFRPDAEHRMAGKILRDNNVLPAHLQERKDAEEHLKKAEEYLQRASEKIAPLQKAIRPLAQTLIRTFSNDNEICEALGLNALPEKYHPNLETPPASASDLLETISTFDRLCKQYNAWVRDLTYRYLENLRLAHENIEASKKRQLANRSLLPTYAPTAKVNIEAQKEYIQKRFPLLPECSHDWQSRLKAWQRSQKPTLWQRIFKSA, from the coding sequence GTGAACAAAACAATCAGACGCACGCCTGATGGAAAGCCCGAAAGGCGCACGCCCGATGAAATGCTGCGCGATGCCGTATCAGACGATACCGATATTCCCGGCAAAGGCAAGCCGCTCGATTTAAAAGCGTATTTCCGCCCCGATGCAGAACATCGCATGGCGGGCAAAATCCTGCGCGACAACAATGTACTTCCCGCACATCTCCAGGAACGCAAAGACGCAGAAGAACACCTCAAAAAGGCCGAAGAGTATCTGCAACGCGCAAGCGAAAAAATCGCGCCATTGCAAAAAGCAATTCGTCCCCTCGCGCAAACACTCATCCGCACATTTTCCAACGACAACGAGATATGCGAAGCACTCGGTCTGAATGCACTACCAGAAAAATATCATCCCAATTTGGAAACACCGCCTGCGAGCGCATCTGATCTCCTTGAGACCATCAGCACCTTCGACCGATTGTGCAAACAATACAACGCATGGGTGCGCGACCTGACATATCGCTACCTCGAAAACCTGCGCCTCGCGCATGAAAATATCGAAGCCAGCAAAAAGCGGCAACTCGCCAACCGCTCGCTTTTGCCAACATACGCGCCCACAGCCAAAGTCAATATTGAAGCGCAGAAAGAATACATACAAAAGCGTTTCCCCCTCCTGCCCGAATGCTCGCACGACTGGCAATCGCGGCTCAAAGCATGGCAGCGATCTCAAAAGCCAACCCTCTGGCAGCGCATTTTTAAATCCGCCTGA
- a CDS encoding mandelate racemase/muconate lactonizing enzyme family protein — protein MIITHVRAVQPDADRAPGGWRGSIGQILVRIDTDDGLSGYGVGGGGPAGIHVVQTVLREVLIGANAGDVEGLWDAMYRHTAAYGRKGIAMMAISGVDLALWDLRGKRANKPLVEVLGGTRMAVPSYRTGWSRDDLEGALALGYKALKFGIGGIDPHTELNAIADFFADVRATVGDDIQLMCDASMSWDVEGTLRAADRLAEFNLDWLEEPLLPEDFDGYERLMRESPIPIASGEHEYTARGFEDLMQRGLHAIYQPDVCWCGGLTELVKIYALAKDYDVAVCPHRGGEVWALHAIVALDPDPLAESERPWMTWVRDQPRVMDGKIAPGEGPGFGVWFDDDLWE, from the coding sequence ATGATCATTACACATGTTCGCGCAGTACAGCCCGATGCGGATCGCGCACCTGGTGGTTGGCGCGGATCTATTGGACAGATTCTGGTGCGGATTGATACGGATGATGGGTTGTCGGGATACGGTGTTGGTGGCGGCGGCCCGGCGGGTATTCACGTGGTTCAGACGGTGTTGCGCGAGGTCTTGATTGGCGCAAATGCCGGGGATGTCGAGGGATTGTGGGATGCGATGTATCGCCATACCGCGGCTTATGGTCGCAAAGGGATTGCGATGATGGCGATTAGTGGCGTGGATTTGGCATTGTGGGATTTGCGGGGCAAGCGGGCGAATAAACCGCTCGTCGAAGTGCTGGGTGGAACGCGAATGGCAGTGCCATCTTATCGCACGGGGTGGTCTCGGGATGATCTTGAAGGCGCACTCGCGCTGGGCTATAAGGCATTAAAATTTGGCATTGGTGGGATAGATCCCCACACTGAACTGAATGCCATAGCCGATTTTTTTGCGGATGTGCGAGCAACCGTGGGTGACGATATTCAGTTGATGTGCGATGCGTCAATGTCGTGGGATGTGGAGGGCACGTTGCGCGCTGCGGATCGGTTGGCTGAGTTCAATTTGGACTGGTTGGAAGAGCCGCTTTTGCCAGAGGATTTTGACGGCTATGAACGGTTGATGCGCGAGAGTCCTATTCCAATTGCGAGTGGCGAGCACGAATATACGGCGCGCGGATTTGAGGATCTGATGCAGAGGGGGTTACACGCTATTTATCAACCGGATGTGTGCTGGTGCGGGGGATTGACAGAGTTGGTGAAAATTTACGCGTTGGCGAAGGATTACGATGTCGCGGTGTGTCCACATCGCGGGGGAGAGGTGTGGGCACTGCACGCGATTGTCGCGCTCGATCCCGATCCCCTGGCTGAAAGTGAACGTCCCTGGATGACGTGGGTGCGCGATCAGCCAAGAGTAATGGATGGCAAAATTGCGCCAGGTGAGGGACCGGGTTTTGGGGTGTGGTTCGACGATGATCTGTGGGAATAA
- a CDS encoding sodium:solute symporter family protein — MDAKLIWLFAFVGLYWAYCLFWGVRGAISSRTSTDYFVAGRTIGLWVFVLAATATSFSGWTFVGHPGKILIDGLPYAFASFYALTIPFTGVLFLRRQWVVGRAFEHITPGEMYTTYYGGNAMRLLTVLVAFLFSVPYLGVQLRASGDLFHVLTDGMIGIEIGMFALSAIVMIYVASGGLRSVAYVDCAQCILLALGIIILGGIAISFTGGWGGFTDGLANYVKQDLASGQKLTPAGHSNIVAMPGTIQAVSSGAEAQGSVWTGMMCLTYMFALMGIQSSPAFSMWCFSNKTSEPFRWQQVVASSIIIGIILFTFTIFQGIGGNILIANGIFESANDKNLVPQLINLLTDSAPWLVGLLAVCALAAMQSTGAAYMSTFSGMVTRDLYKQYVAPDASDSVQKLCGRIFVIVVTVVALFVAAQFTGAIVMLGGLAVAYGFQMYPALMGVCYFPWLTRKGVVWGLVAGLIAVTLTDRTVSVFGLPWGAFPLTIHSAGWGIFANLIIALLVSKFGSENSEEREKREKHHTFIQAVSGLTEDQKKWVTPAWILTVLWFLVGFGPFATVGNTLFSDPNTPATWSPFGLPSLWVWQLLMLFFGIFVMWMLAFKVGLSKPIPIENVTSQRKALFEK; from the coding sequence GTGGACGCTAAACTAATCTGGCTTTTTGCTTTTGTGGGACTTTACTGGGCTTATTGCCTCTTCTGGGGTGTCAGAGGCGCCATTTCTTCGCGTACATCAACCGACTACTTCGTGGCCGGGCGCACCATTGGCTTATGGGTATTTGTTCTCGCGGCCACCGCCACCAGCTTTTCCGGCTGGACCTTTGTGGGACACCCCGGAAAAATCCTCATCGATGGCCTGCCCTACGCATTCGCCTCCTTCTACGCCCTCACAATTCCCTTTACCGGCGTGCTCTTTTTGCGCCGCCAATGGGTTGTTGGTCGAGCTTTTGAACACATTACCCCCGGCGAAATGTACACCACCTACTACGGTGGCAATGCCATGCGCCTGCTCACGGTTCTCGTAGCCTTCCTCTTTTCAGTACCTTATCTCGGCGTACAACTCCGCGCCTCTGGCGACCTCTTTCACGTACTCACAGACGGCATGATCGGCATTGAAATTGGCATGTTTGCCCTCTCTGCCATTGTTATGATCTACGTCGCATCCGGTGGTCTTCGCTCCGTAGCCTATGTTGACTGCGCCCAGTGCATCTTGCTCGCCCTCGGCATCATCATCCTCGGTGGCATCGCCATCAGCTTTACAGGAGGTTGGGGCGGATTTACCGACGGCCTCGCAAATTATGTCAAACAAGACCTCGCATCGGGTCAAAAACTCACCCCTGCCGGCCACTCAAACATCGTGGCTATGCCGGGAACGATCCAGGCCGTATCTTCAGGGGCAGAAGCACAGGGCAGCGTTTGGACCGGCATGATGTGCCTCACTTACATGTTCGCGCTCATGGGCATTCAATCCTCACCCGCCTTTTCCATGTGGTGTTTTTCCAACAAAACCAGCGAGCCCTTCCGCTGGCAGCAAGTCGTGGCATCCTCGATTATCATCGGCATCATCCTCTTCACCTTCACCATCTTTCAGGGCATTGGGGGCAACATCCTCATTGCAAACGGCATCTTTGAATCCGCCAATGACAAAAACCTCGTTCCCCAACTCATCAACCTGCTCACAGATTCGGCTCCCTGGCTCGTCGGCTTGCTCGCGGTTTGTGCCCTCGCCGCAATGCAATCCACAGGAGCAGCCTACATGTCCACCTTCTCGGGCATGGTCACCCGCGACCTCTACAAACAATACGTCGCCCCCGACGCATCGGACAGCGTGCAAAAACTCTGTGGGCGCATCTTCGTCATCGTCGTCACAGTGGTCGCGCTATTCGTCGCCGCACAATTCACCGGCGCCATCGTCATGCTCGGTGGCCTGGCCGTAGCCTACGGCTTCCAGATGTACCCGGCTCTCATGGGCGTGTGTTACTTTCCCTGGCTCACTCGCAAAGGCGTGGTCTGGGGCCTCGTTGCTGGCCTTATCGCCGTCACCCTGACCGACCGCACAGTATCCGTATTTGGACTTCCCTGGGGCGCATTTCCCCTCACCATTCACAGCGCGGGCTGGGGCATATTCGCCAACTTGATCATAGCCTTGCTCGTCTCGAAATTTGGATCCGAAAACAGCGAAGAACGCGAAAAACGCGAAAAACACCACACCTTCATCCAGGCCGTCTCTGGCCTCACCGAAGACCAGAAGAAATGGGTGACACCGGCGTGGATCCTCACAGTTTTGTGGTTCCTCGTTGGGTTTGGGCCTTTTGCCACAGTTGGCAACACCCTATTTTCCGACCCCAATACCCCGGCTACCTGGTCACCTTTTGGTTTGCCCTCGCTCTGGGTCTGGCAACTCCTCATGCTGTTCTTTGGCATCTTCGTCATGTGGATGCTCGCCTTCAAAGTCGGCCTCTCCAAACCCATTCCCATTGAAAACGTGACCTCACAGCGCAAAGCACTTTTTGAAAAATAA